The following coding sequences are from one Panicum hallii strain FIL2 chromosome 5, PHallii_v3.1, whole genome shotgun sequence window:
- the LOC112891565 gene encoding elongation factor 2-like has translation MVKFTAEELRAIMDKKNNIRNMSVIAHVDHGKSTLTDSLVAAAGIIAQEVAGDVRMTDTRADEAERGITIKSTGISLYYEMTPESLKNYKGERDGNQYLINLIDSPGHVDFSSEVTAALRITDGALVVVDCIEGVCVQTETVLRQALGERIRPVLTVNKMDRCFLELQVEGEEAYQTFSRVIENANVIMATYEDKLLGDVQVYPEKGTVAFSAGLHGWAFTLTNFAKMYASKFGVDETKMMERLWGENFFDPATKKWTTKNTGSATCKRGFVQFCYEPIKQIINTCMNDQKDKLWPMLQKLNVTMKADEKELVGKALMKRVMQTWLPASTALLEMMIFHLPSPAKAQKYRVENLYEGPLDDIYATAIRNCDPEGPLMLYVSKMIPASDKGRFFAFGRVFSGKVATGMKVRIMGPNYVPGQKKDLYVKSVQRTVIWMGKKQESVEDVPCGNTVAMVGLDQFITKNATLTNEKEVDACPIRAMKFSVSPVVRVAVQCKVASDLPKLVEGLKRLAKSDPMVLCTIEESGEHIIAGAGELHLEICLKDLQEDFMGGAEIIVSPPVVSFRETVLEKSCRTVMSKSPNKHNRLYMEARPLEEGLAEAIDEGRIGPRDDPKVRSKILSEEFGWDKDLAKKIWCFGPETTGPNMVVDMCKGVQYLNEIKDSVVAGFQWASKEGALAEENMRGICFEVCDVVLHADAIHRGGGQVIPTARRVIYASQLTAKPRLLEPVYLVEIQAPENALGGIYGVLNQKRGHVFEEMQRPGTPLYNIKAYLPVIESFGFSSQLRAATSGQAFPQCVFDHWDMMSSDPLEAGSQAAQLVLDIRKRKGLKEQMTPLSEFEDKL, from the exons ATGGTGAAGTTCACGGCGGAGGAGCTCCGTGCCATCATGGATAAAAAGAACAACATCCGTAATATGTCTGTTATTGCTCATGTGGACCACG GCAAGTCTACCCTTACAGACTCCCTTGTGGCAGCTGCTGGGATTATTGCCCAGGAAGTTGCTGGTGATGTTCGCATGACTGATACTCGCGCAGATGAAGCAGAGCGTGGTATTACAATCAAATCCACCGGTATCTCTCTTTACTATGAGATGACTCCGGAGTCACTGAAGAATTACAAGGGTGAGAGAGATGGTAACCAGTACTTGATCAACCTTATCGACTCACCTGGGCATGTCGATTTTTCTTCGGAAGTCACAGCTGCCCTGCGTATCACCGATGGTGCTCTAGTGGTGGTTGACTGTATTGAAGGTGTCTGTGTGCAAACTGAGACTGTGCTCCGCCAGGCTCTTGGTGAGAGGATTAGGCCAGTTCTTACTGTGAACAAGATGGACAGGTGCTTCCTTGAGCTTCAGGTTGAGGGTGAGGAAGCCTACCAGACTTTTTCCCGTGTCATTGAGAATGCCAATGTCATTATGGCAACATATGAAGATAAGCTCCTTGGTGATGTCCAAGTCTACCCGGAGAAGGGAACTGTTGCTTTCTCTGCTGGTCTGCACGGCTGGGCCTTCACCCTCACCAACTTTGCCAAGATGTATGCATCCAAGTTTGGAGTTGATGAAACTAAGATGATGGAGAGGCTCTGGGGTGAGAACTTCTTTGACCCAGCCACGAAGAAGTGGACCACCAAGAACACAGGCTCTGCTACCTGCAAGAGAGGATTCGTTCAGTTCTGCTATGAGCCCATCAAGCAAATCATCAACACCTGCATGAATGACCAGAAGGATAAGTTGTGGCCCATGCTTCAAAAGCTTAATGTTACCATGAAGGCTGATGAGAAGGAATTGGTTGGCAAGGCTTTGATGAAGCGTGTTATGCAAACCTGGCTTCCAGCTAGTACCGCACTTCTTGAGATGATGATATTCCACCTTCCTTCCCCAGCAAAGGCACAGAAGTATCGTGTGGAGAACCTGTATGAGGGACCCCTTGATGATATCTATGCTACTGCCATCAGGAACTGTGATCCGGAGGGTCCTCTCATGCTGTATGTTTCAAAGATGATTCCAGCATCTGACAAGGGGCGGTTCTTTGCCTTTGGTCGTGTCTTCTCTGGGAAGGTTGCTACTGGTATGAAGGTTCGTATCATGGGTCCCAACTATGTGCCTGGCCAGAAGAAGGATCTGTATGTCAAGAGTGTCCAGCGTACTGTTATTTGGATGGGAAAGAAACAAGAGTCAGTTGAGGATGTTCCCTGTGGTAACACTGTTGCTATGGTCGGTCTGGATCAGTTCATCACGAAGAATGCTACACTGACTAATGAGAAGGAAGTTGATGCATGCCCAATCAGAGCAATGAAGTTCTCTGTCTCCCCTGTTGTGCGTGTTGCTGTTCAGTGCAAGGTTGCCTCTGACCTACCCAAGCTAGTTGAAGGTTTGAAGCGTCTGGCAAAGTCTGATCCTATGGTCCTCTGTACCATTGAAGAATCTGGTGAGCATATTATTGCTGGAGCTGGTGAGCTTCACCTTGAGATCTGCCTGAAGGATCTGCAGGAAGACTTCATGGGTGGTGCTGAAATTATTGTTTCCCCTCCTGTTGTCTCTTTCCGTGAAACTGTTCTTGAGAAATCCTGCAGAACAGTCATGAGCAAGTCTCCCAACAAGCATAACCGTCTTTACATGGAAGCCCGCCCGTTGGAAGAGGGTCTCGCTGAGGCTATTGATGAGGGACGCATTGGTCCACGTGATGATCCCAAGGTGCGCTCCAAGATCCTCTCTGAGGAGTTTGGGTGGGACAAGGATCTTGCCAAGAAGATTTGGTGCTTTGGACCTGAGACCACTGGCCCGAACATGGTTGTTGATATGTGTAAGGGAGTGCAGTACCTCAATGAAATCAAGGATTCCGTTGTTGCTGGTTTCCAGTGGGCCTCGAAGGAGGGAGCACTTGCTGAGGAGAACATGCGTGGCATTTGCTTTGAGGTCTGTGATGTTGTTCTTCATGCTGATGCAATTCACAGGGGTGGTGGCCAGGTCATTCCAACTGCCAGGAGGGTCATTTATGCTTCTCAGCTCACGGCCAAGCCAAGGCTGCTAGAGCCAGTGTACCTTGTGGAGATCCAGGCTCCTGAGAATGCACTTGGTGGTATCTACGGTGTTCTGAACCAGAAGAGAGGGCATGTGTTTGAGGAGATGCAGAGGCCGGGTACCCCGCTCTACAACATCAAGGCTTACCTCCCCGTCATTGAGTCCTTTGGGTTCTCCAGCC